A stretch of Cicer arietinum cultivar CDC Frontier isolate Library 1 chromosome 5, Cicar.CDCFrontier_v2.0, whole genome shotgun sequence DNA encodes these proteins:
- the LOC113784921 gene encoding uncharacterized protein, whose translation MQKLTPRFIGPYQILKRDGNVAYQIALHRSLSNLHSVFHVSQLRNYIFDPSHVIESNKVQIKENLAFETLLLRIEDQKTKELRGKTISLIKVFWGGATGESATWEVQSQMCDSYP comes from the coding sequence ATGCAAAAGCTTACTCCTCGATTTATAGGACCTTACCAGATTCTTAAACGTGACGGTAACGTGGCATATCAGATCGCATTACATCGTTCTCTTTCTAATCTTCATAGTGTCTTTCACGTGTCTCAACTTCGCAATTACATTTTCGATCCCTCACACGTGATTGAGTCAAACAAggtccaaataaaagagaatctagCTTTTGAGACCTTACTGCTACGGATTGAGGACCAAAAGACCAAAGAATTAAGGGGTAAGACGATTTCATTGATTAAGGTTTTCTGGGGAGGTGCTACTGGTGAAAGTGCTACGTGGGAAGTCCAAAGCCAGATGTGCGATTCTTATCCATAA